The following are from one region of the Thiocapsa rosea genome:
- a CDS encoding zinc-binding dehydrogenase, giving the protein MKAIEMRETGGPAVLQLVDRRRPEIGGPDDILVRLKAAGVNPVDTKIRTNGPLIPNGLPAVLGCDGAGVVEAAGEAVTRFKPGDEVWFCWGGLGGPVGNYAEYILLDNHLAQAKPREIGFVEAAAAPLVLLTAWESLHDRARLLEGQRVLIHGGAGGVGHVAIQLAKAAGARVCTTVSSSEKADFAHALGAEYCINYKEEDLVESVMHWSEGHGVDIALDTVGPEVFRKTIPAMAHYGDLVTILDPGPDLDLKEARVRNLRISLELMLTPMLRDLPRARTHQGEILRRCAKLIDQGDLRIHVSETFPLAQAQEAHKHIETGHVTGKLALTMD; this is encoded by the coding sequence ATGAAGGCAATCGAGATGCGCGAGACCGGCGGGCCGGCCGTTTTGCAACTGGTCGATCGGCGTCGTCCCGAGATCGGCGGGCCGGACGATATCCTAGTCAGGCTCAAGGCCGCCGGTGTGAATCCGGTGGATACCAAGATCCGCACCAACGGACCCCTGATTCCGAACGGCTTGCCGGCGGTTTTGGGCTGCGACGGAGCCGGCGTGGTCGAGGCCGCGGGCGAAGCGGTCACGCGTTTCAAGCCGGGTGACGAGGTCTGGTTCTGTTGGGGCGGGCTCGGCGGGCCGGTCGGCAACTACGCCGAGTATATCCTGCTCGACAACCATCTGGCGCAGGCCAAACCGCGCGAGATCGGGTTCGTCGAGGCCGCCGCGGCGCCGCTGGTCCTGCTCACGGCCTGGGAGTCGCTGCACGACCGGGCGCGTTTGCTCGAGGGACAGCGGGTCCTGATCCATGGCGGCGCAGGCGGGGTGGGGCATGTGGCCATCCAGCTCGCCAAGGCGGCGGGTGCGCGCGTCTGCACGACCGTGAGCAGCTCGGAGAAGGCCGATTTCGCCCATGCGCTCGGCGCCGAGTATTGCATCAACTACAAAGAAGAGGACCTCGTCGAGTCTGTCATGCACTGGAGCGAAGGGCACGGCGTGGACATCGCTCTGGATACCGTCGGCCCCGAGGTCTTCCGCAAGACCATCCCTGCGATGGCCCACTACGGTGATCTGGTGACCATTCTGGATCCGGGACCCGACTTGGACCTGAAGGAGGCGCGCGTGCGCAATCTGCGGATCAGTCTGGAGCTGATGCTGACCCCGATGCTTCGGGATCTGCCGCGGGCACGCACCCACCAGGGCGAGATCCTGCGCCGCTGCGCCAAGCTGATCGACCAGGGCGACCTGCGCATCCATGTCTCGGAAACCTTCCCGCTCGCGCAGGCGCAGGAGGCGCACAAGCACATCGAGACAGGCCATGTCACCGGCAAGCTTGCGCTGACGATGGATTAG
- a CDS encoding carbon-nitrogen hydrolase family protein, producing the protein MSNTAKTKLAKPPLIVRNARVKDIPHIRSLVSRVYQASGMGTYSRAMLLGQIHNFPEGQFVAEYEGAIVGYCATFLINGDVALQPHTWNEITGGGYASRHDPNGDYLYGMEVCVDPDYRGLRLGQRLYDERKKLARSWDVKGIVFGGRIPSLSKRLRRYGTPDAYLEEVKANRLRDPVLTFQMRNGFEVLGMLPRYLPEDKESEGYAVHLVWRNPNAPDEKEEQRAKSYGGRLPDTVRVATVQYMQRRVGSFEEFTDLVRYFVDVTADYRADFVVFPELFTLQLLSMEDQELSPAESIEALTKYTEPLKDALRDMAVRYNINIIGGSHPTRMPNGRVENVCYVCLRSGEVHEQPKIHPTPNEVYWWNIEGGQSLNAIDTDCGPIGVLICYDAEFPELGRHLVDQGANIVFVPFCTDERQSYLRVRYCAQARAIENQCYVVMSGNVGNLPKVHNMDIQYAQSCILTPCDFPFARDGIAADTTPNVETVAFADLRLEALRAARNSGTVQNLKDRRHDLYTTVWRER; encoded by the coding sequence ATGTCCAACACCGCCAAGACCAAGCTCGCGAAACCGCCTTTGATCGTGCGCAATGCCCGCGTCAAAGACATCCCCCACATCCGCAGCCTAGTGTCGCGCGTCTATCAGGCAAGCGGCATGGGGACCTATTCGCGGGCCATGCTTCTGGGCCAGATCCACAACTTCCCCGAAGGACAGTTCGTCGCCGAATACGAGGGCGCCATCGTCGGCTACTGCGCCACCTTCCTGATCAACGGCGATGTGGCCCTCCAGCCGCACACCTGGAACGAGATCACCGGGGGCGGCTACGCCTCGCGGCACGACCCGAACGGCGACTATCTCTACGGCATGGAGGTCTGCGTCGACCCGGACTACCGCGGGCTGCGTCTGGGCCAGCGTCTCTACGACGAGCGCAAGAAGCTAGCCCGCTCCTGGGACGTCAAAGGCATCGTCTTCGGCGGGCGCATCCCCTCGCTCAGCAAGCGCCTGCGCCGATACGGAACGCCGGATGCCTATCTCGAGGAGGTCAAAGCGAACCGATTGCGCGATCCGGTGCTGACCTTCCAGATGCGCAACGGCTTCGAGGTCTTGGGAATGCTGCCGCGTTACCTGCCCGAGGACAAGGAATCCGAGGGCTACGCGGTTCATCTGGTCTGGCGCAACCCCAATGCGCCGGACGAGAAGGAAGAGCAGCGCGCCAAAAGCTACGGCGGCCGCTTACCCGACACCGTGCGTGTCGCGACCGTGCAGTACATGCAGCGGCGGGTCGGCTCGTTCGAGGAGTTCACCGATCTCGTGCGCTACTTCGTCGACGTCACCGCCGACTACCGGGCGGACTTCGTCGTCTTCCCGGAACTCTTTACCCTGCAGCTGCTCTCGATGGAGGATCAGGAGCTCTCGCCCGCCGAGTCGATCGAGGCCCTGACCAAGTACACCGAGCCGCTCAAGGATGCGCTGCGCGACATGGCGGTGCGCTACAACATCAACATCATCGGCGGCTCGCACCCCACGCGGATGCCCAACGGCCGGGTCGAGAACGTCTGTTACGTCTGTCTGCGCAGCGGCGAGGTGCATGAGCAACCCAAGATCCACCCGACCCCGAACGAGGTCTATTGGTGGAACATCGAGGGCGGCCAGTCGCTGAACGCGATCGACACCGACTGCGGTCCCATCGGTGTTCTGATCTGCTACGACGCCGAGTTTCCCGAGCTCGGCCGTCATCTGGTCGATCAGGGCGCCAACATCGTCTTCGTGCCCTTCTGCACCGACGAGCGCCAGTCCTATCTGCGGGTGCGCTACTGCGCCCAAGCGCGCGCGATCGAAAACCAGTGCTACGTCGTCATGTCCGGCAACGTCGGCAATCTGCCGAAGGTCCACAACATGGACATCCAATACGCCCAGAGCTGCATCCTTACACCCTGCGACTTCCCTTTCGCGCGCGACGGGATCGCGGCCGACACCACGCCCAATGTCGAGACGGTCGCCTTCGCCGATCTGCGTCTGGAGGCCCTGCGTGCCGCGCGCAATTCGGGGACGGTTCAGAACCTGAAGGATCGCCGGCATGATCTCTATACAACGGTGTGGCGGGAGCGCTGA
- a CDS encoding phosphoadenosine phosphosulfate reductase family protein, with amino-acid sequence MKELGVSTWFAGLRRVQASTRSALPVLQVKDGRYKIHPIADWTDRDVYLYL; translated from the coding sequence TTGAAGGAGTTGGGCGTCTCCACCTGGTTCGCCGGACTGAGACGGGTGCAAGCCAGCACGCGCAGCGCCTTGCCTGTGCTCCAGGTTAAGGACGGACGCTACAAGATCCATCCGATCGCCGACTGGACAGACCGCGACGTCTACCTTTACCTGTAA
- a CDS encoding phosphoadenosine phosphosulfate reductase family protein codes for MHLVARVIPRIPVILIDTGYLFPETYRFVDTLADRLDLDLRVYRADISPAWLETRRVDSRRAAARASSTTIGSIK; via the coding sequence ATGCATCTGGTCGCCCGGGTGATCCCGCGAATCCCGGTGATCCTGATCGATACCGGCTATCTCTTCCCGGAGACCTACCGCTTCGTGGATACGCTCGCGGACCGGCTGGATCTCGACCTGAGGGTTTACCGCGCCGACATCTCCCCGGCCTGGCTGGAGACACGGCGGGTCGACTCTCGGAGGGCGGCCGCGAGGGCATCGAGCACTACAATCGGGTCAATAAAGTGA
- a CDS encoding PepSY domain-containing protein, whose protein sequence is MKRHHLMATTGLGLLLAMGNPLASERLDHDEIKQLRGTGAILPMEQAMASAESVQPGQLVEAELERKDSTYRYEITILAADGTAHKLYLDAATGDVIRRKEK, encoded by the coding sequence ATGAAACGACATCACCTGATGGCAACCACCGGTCTTGGACTGCTGCTGGCAATGGGCAATCCCCTAGCCAGTGAGCGACTCGACCACGACGAGATCAAGCAACTGCGCGGGACCGGCGCGATCCTGCCGATGGAACAGGCGATGGCCAGTGCTGAATCCGTACAGCCGGGTCAACTCGTGGAAGCCGAGCTCGAGCGAAAAGACAGCACCTATCGTTACGAGATCACGATTCTGGCCGCCGACGGGACTGCCCATAAGCTTTATCTCGATGCCGCAACCGGCGACGTGATCAGGAGGAAAGAGAAGTAA
- a CDS encoding ferredoxin reductase family protein, with translation MTIHLTGFIALLVLAWAGALSVSGPGTNSLPWAIQSQALYLSGLLAIGLMSLAMVLATRPTWLERPLGGMDRVYRLHKWTAILAVSFAATHWLLEEGDDLIKSVFGRHGRPLEEQFSGLLHDVRDVGEELGEIGIYLLLAMLVLSLLKRFPYKFWRHVHRAMPLLYLALAFHAAVLAPTHYWSQPLGLLLGMLLVAGSVAAVMSLLGLVGQSRRARGSIVSISTPSHDVTEMVCQLEPRWRGHRAGQFAFVSFDRFEGHHPFTIASADHGDRRVTFLIKALGDFTRALPQRIAVGQAVTVEGPYGFFQLPRRNPEARQIWVAGGIGVTPFIAWLEALRAKPDASLITDLHYSTRNRGTDPFVDRLETLCADLPGVSLHIHDSQAGSTLSAEHLASMHDGLRKTEVWFCGPSRFAKRLRTGLTRAWRGRLRFHQEAFEMR, from the coding sequence ATGACAATCCATCTAACCGGCTTCATTGCGCTTCTCGTACTTGCCTGGGCGGGCGCACTCAGCGTGAGTGGTCCGGGGACCAACTCCCTGCCATGGGCCATTCAAAGCCAAGCGCTCTACCTCAGCGGCCTACTCGCGATCGGCCTGATGTCGCTCGCGATGGTGCTCGCGACGCGCCCGACCTGGTTGGAACGCCCTCTCGGCGGAATGGACCGCGTCTACCGCCTGCACAAATGGACCGCCATTCTTGCTGTCAGCTTCGCCGCCACGCACTGGCTGCTTGAGGAAGGGGACGACCTGATCAAATCCGTGTTCGGTCGCCATGGGCGACCGCTGGAAGAGCAGTTCAGCGGTCTGCTTCACGACGTGCGCGATGTCGGCGAGGAACTTGGCGAGATCGGCATCTACCTTCTGCTGGCCATGCTGGTACTGAGTCTCCTGAAGCGTTTCCCATACAAGTTCTGGCGCCATGTCCATCGTGCAATGCCGCTTCTGTATCTGGCGCTCGCCTTTCATGCCGCCGTGCTGGCTCCAACCCATTACTGGAGCCAACCGCTGGGCCTGCTTCTCGGGATGCTGCTGGTGGCGGGATCGGTGGCCGCCGTTATGTCACTCTTGGGACTCGTCGGCCAGAGTCGCAGGGCACGAGGGTCGATCGTGTCGATCTCGACCCCTTCGCACGATGTCACCGAGATGGTCTGTCAGCTGGAACCCCGTTGGCGGGGACATCGCGCCGGGCAGTTCGCCTTCGTGAGCTTTGATCGTTTCGAGGGCCATCACCCCTTCACCATCGCGAGCGCCGATCACGGGGACCGTCGTGTGACGTTCCTGATCAAGGCGCTGGGCGATTTTACCCGCGCGCTGCCACAGCGAATTGCCGTGGGGCAGGCCGTGACGGTCGAGGGGCCTTACGGCTTCTTTCAGCTCCCGCGCCGGAATCCCGAGGCAAGACAGATCTGGGTGGCCGGCGGAATCGGTGTCACGCCCTTCATCGCCTGGCTGGAAGCCTTGCGCGCCAAGCCGGACGCCTCTCTCATCACGGATCTGCATTACAGCACACGGAACCGCGGAACAGATCCCTTCGTTGATCGCCTCGAAACCCTGTGCGCGGACCTGCCGGGCGTCTCGCTTCACATCCACGACAGCCAGGCCGGAAGCACGCTGAGCGCCGAGCATCTTGCATCCATGCACGACGGATTGCGCAAGACCGAAGTCTGGTTCTGCGGCCCAAGCCGATTTGCCAAGCGGTTGCGGACCGGACTGACACGCGCATGGCGCGGACGCTTGCGCTTCCATCAGGAAGCCTTCGAGATGCGCTGA
- a CDS encoding CysB family HTH-type transcriptional regulator encodes MNFQQLRILHEAVRHNFNLTEVANALYTAQSGVSKHIKDLEDELGVELFMRRGKRLLGLTEPGKELMPMVERILLDTQNIKHLSEQFARQDEGRLAIATTHTQARYALPSVVTRFRQTFPKVYLELHECGPREIVAQLRAGQVDIGIATEALADEEDLVSFPYYQWRHAPIVPVGHPLTGVEHLTLKAIADYPIITYYPGNTARARIDAVFERAGLMPDVVMSALDADVIKTYVELGLGVGIVAAMAYDPVRDSGLCLLDTSDMFEVNTARLALRRGHYLRDYAVRFILECAPALTAEQIKGAVFPKASLP; translated from the coding sequence GTGAACTTCCAGCAACTGCGTATCCTGCACGAGGCGGTCCGGCACAATTTCAACCTGACCGAGGTGGCCAACGCGCTCTATACCGCCCAATCGGGTGTCTCCAAGCACATCAAGGACCTGGAGGACGAGCTCGGGGTGGAGCTGTTCATGCGCCGAGGCAAGCGTCTGCTCGGCCTGACCGAGCCGGGCAAGGAGCTGATGCCGATGGTCGAGCGCATACTGCTCGACACCCAAAACATCAAGCACCTGAGCGAGCAGTTCGCCCGGCAGGACGAAGGGCGTCTGGCCATCGCCACCACCCACACCCAGGCCCGCTATGCCTTGCCGTCGGTGGTGACGCGCTTCAGACAGACCTTTCCGAAGGTCTATCTGGAGCTGCACGAGTGCGGCCCGCGCGAGATCGTCGCCCAGCTGCGCGCCGGCCAGGTGGACATCGGCATCGCCACCGAGGCGTTGGCCGACGAAGAGGATCTGGTCAGCTTTCCGTACTATCAGTGGCGGCATGCCCCGATCGTCCCCGTCGGGCATCCGTTGACGGGCGTCGAGCACCTGACGCTCAAGGCGATCGCCGATTATCCCATTATCACCTACTACCCCGGCAATACTGCTCGGGCGCGCATCGATGCCGTCTTCGAGCGAGCCGGGCTCATGCCCGACGTGGTCATGTCCGCCCTCGACGCGGATGTCATCAAGACCTATGTGGAGCTTGGTCTGGGCGTGGGGATCGTCGCCGCGATGGCCTACGACCCGGTCCGCGATTCGGGCCTGTGCCTGCTCGACACCTCTGACATGTTCGAGGTCAATACCGCCCGTCTGGCTCTGCGACGCGGTCACTATCTGCGTGACTATGCCGTGCGCTTTATTCTGGAATGCGCCCCGGCACTGACCGCGGAGCAGATCAAGGGTGCGGTGTTTCCCAAGGCGTCGCTGCCCTAA
- a CDS encoding sulfate/molybdate ABC transporter ATP-binding protein, giving the protein MSIQVEQINKTFGRFVALNDVSLDFPSGALTALLGPSGCGKTTLLRVIAGLETADSGRVVLEGEDASDTHVRERQVGFVFQHYALFRHMTVLENVAFGLRVKPRRVRPKEVEIRQRVRRLLDLVQLGALADRFPAQLSGGQRQRVALARALAVEPRVLLLDEPFGALDAQVRKELRRWLRRLHDELHVTSIFVTHDQEEALEVADRVVLMHQGRVEQIGTPAEVYEHPATPFVYGFLGAVNVFHGRIDGAHLRIGGSTMPYDGHDAGQGADAIGFARPHELEILTDPAAPHGVEAVVARILAFGSGVRVELDRLPDASGRSEPADHYEVILPRERIQALALTEGQRVRLSASRIRVFPREAA; this is encoded by the coding sequence ATGAGTATCCAGGTCGAGCAGATCAACAAGACCTTCGGCCGGTTTGTCGCCTTGAACGATGTCTCGCTTGATTTCCCGAGCGGCGCATTGACGGCGCTGCTGGGTCCGTCGGGCTGCGGCAAGACGACGCTCCTGCGGGTGATCGCCGGGCTGGAGACCGCGGACTCGGGACGCGTCGTCCTGGAAGGCGAGGACGCCTCGGACACCCATGTGCGGGAGCGTCAGGTCGGATTCGTCTTTCAGCACTATGCCCTGTTTCGCCACATGACCGTGCTGGAGAATGTCGCCTTCGGGCTGCGGGTGAAGCCGCGGCGGGTCCGCCCCAAGGAGGTCGAGATCCGACAACGGGTCCGGCGTCTGCTCGATCTGGTGCAACTCGGTGCCCTGGCCGATCGCTTTCCGGCCCAATTGTCCGGCGGCCAGCGTCAACGGGTCGCGCTCGCCCGGGCGCTGGCGGTCGAGCCGCGGGTGCTGCTGCTCGACGAGCCGTTCGGCGCGCTCGACGCCCAGGTTCGCAAGGAGCTGCGGCGTTGGCTGCGACGTCTGCACGACGAGCTGCACGTGACATCCATCTTCGTCACCCACGATCAAGAGGAGGCACTGGAGGTCGCCGATCGCGTGGTGCTGATGCATCAAGGTCGCGTCGAGCAGATCGGCACGCCGGCCGAGGTCTACGAGCACCCGGCCACCCCCTTCGTCTACGGGTTTCTCGGCGCGGTCAATGTGTTTCACGGGCGGATCGACGGGGCGCATCTGCGGATCGGCGGCTCCACCATGCCTTACGACGGCCATGACGCCGGCCAGGGCGCGGACGCGATCGGATTCGCGCGTCCACACGAGCTGGAGATCCTGACCGATCCAGCCGCGCCGCACGGGGTCGAGGCCGTCGTCGCGCGCATCCTCGCCTTCGGCTCCGGGGTCAGGGTCGAGCTTGACCGCCTTCCCGACGCCTCGGGCCGCAGCGAGCCCGCCGACCATTACGAGGTCATCCTGCCGCGCGAGCGGATCCAGGCACTCGCCTTGACCGAGGGGCAACGGGTGCGTCTGTCGGCCTCGCGGATCCGGGTCTTTCCGCGCGAGGCCGCCTGA
- the cysW gene encoding sulfate ABC transporter permease subunit CysW: MAAIGALYGRGDARRYETNAATRESSAVKWLILTAALSFFLLFLLMPLIAVFVEALRKGWLTYITAIADPDARSAIRLTLLVAVISVPVNLVFGVAAAWAIAKFEFRGKRFLTTLIDLPFSVSPVIAGLIFVLLFGAHGWFGAWLFAHDIKIIFAVPGIVLATVFVTFPFVARELIPLMEAQGREEEEAAVVLGANGLQTLWRVTLPNIKWGLLYGVILCNARAMGEFGAVSVVSGHIRGQTNTMPLHVEILYNEYNFAAAFAVASLLALLALVTLGLKTFVEWKADQGVMQPD; this comes from the coding sequence ATGGCCGCCATCGGTGCGCTTTACGGTCGGGGCGATGCCCGCCGGTACGAGACCAACGCCGCCACGCGCGAGAGCTCGGCGGTGAAGTGGCTGATCCTGACCGCCGCCCTGAGCTTTTTCCTGCTGTTCCTCTTGATGCCGCTGATCGCGGTCTTCGTCGAGGCCCTGCGCAAGGGTTGGTTGACCTACATCACCGCGATCGCCGATCCGGACGCGCGCTCGGCGATCCGTCTGACCCTGCTGGTCGCGGTCATCTCGGTACCCGTCAACCTGGTGTTCGGGGTGGCCGCGGCCTGGGCGATCGCCAAGTTCGAGTTCCGCGGCAAGCGGTTTCTGACCACCTTGATCGATCTGCCGTTCTCGGTCTCGCCCGTGATCGCGGGCCTGATCTTCGTGCTCCTGTTCGGTGCGCACGGCTGGTTCGGCGCCTGGTTGTTCGCGCACGACATCAAGATCATCTTCGCGGTCCCGGGCATCGTGCTGGCGACCGTCTTCGTCACCTTCCCCTTCGTCGCACGCGAGCTGATCCCTCTGATGGAGGCCCAGGGCAGGGAGGAAGAGGAGGCGGCGGTCGTGCTGGGCGCCAACGGTCTCCAAACCCTTTGGCGCGTGACGCTCCCCAACATCAAATGGGGTCTGCTCTACGGCGTGATCCTGTGCAACGCGCGGGCAATGGGCGAGTTCGGTGCGGTGAGCGTCGTCTCCGGACACATCCGGGGCCAGACCAATACCATGCCGCTGCACGTCGAGATCCTCTACAACGAATACAATTTCGCTGCGGCCTTCGCCGTGGCCTCGCTGCTGGCGCTGCTGGCACTGGTGACCTTGGGGCTGAAGACCTTCGTCGAATGGAAGGCCGATCAAGGCGTCATGCAACCCGATTGA